Proteins encoded within one genomic window of Edaphobacter lichenicola:
- a CDS encoding NUDIX domain-containing protein has protein sequence MRKRRTARVMLFDEAGDVLLIRFVVPREEGEFVFWALPGGEIEAGETEAAAAAREVREELGLELVVTGPVYCDRNQFLHQGEMQDNTDFLFRAKCWREEPRLIGVTRDEREIMKEIRWWSEARIVESRERIFPENLAERMQEQSGLK, from the coding sequence GTGCGGAAGAGGCGGACGGCGCGGGTGATGCTGTTTGATGAGGCGGGAGATGTTCTGCTGATTCGATTTGTGGTGCCGCGGGAGGAGGGGGAGTTCGTCTTCTGGGCTTTGCCGGGTGGAGAGATTGAGGCGGGGGAGACCGAGGCTGCGGCGGCGGCGCGGGAGGTGAGGGAGGAGCTTGGGCTGGAGCTGGTGGTGACGGGGCCGGTGTACTGCGACAGGAATCAGTTTCTGCATCAGGGGGAGATGCAGGACAATACGGATTTTCTGTTCAGGGCGAAGTGTTGGCGGGAGGAGCCTCGGCTGATAGGAGTTACGCGGGATGAGAGGGAGATTATGAAGGAGATTCGCTGGTGGAGTGAGGCCAGGATTGTGGAGTCGCGGGAGAGAATCTTTCCGGAGAATCTGGCGGAGCGGATGCAGGAGCAGAGCGGCTTGAAGTGA
- a CDS encoding SDR family oxidoreductase yields MNTTGNTILITGGGSGIGRGLAEAFHKLGNHVIIAGRRKQALDDTVAANPGMSSAILDIENAASIRAFAAKLLADFPALNAVIHNAGIMRPEKLLTQPEALTDAEAIITTNLLGPIRLTAALLPHLEKQPHATILTVSSGLAFIPMAMTPTYNATKAAIHSYTQALRYQLQSTNIQVIELVPPYVQTELMGSQQASDPRAMPLADYLNETIAILKSQPEVTEVLVERVKPLRFSELNGPEKYTAFFKQFNDAMAANPH; encoded by the coding sequence ATGAATACCACTGGAAACACCATCCTCATCACCGGCGGCGGCTCCGGCATCGGACGCGGCCTCGCAGAGGCCTTCCACAAACTCGGCAACCACGTCATCATCGCCGGCCGCCGCAAGCAAGCCCTCGACGACACCGTCGCCGCCAACCCCGGCATGTCCTCCGCCATCCTCGACATCGAAAACGCCGCCAGCATCCGCGCCTTCGCCGCCAAACTTCTCGCCGACTTCCCCGCCCTCAACGCCGTCATCCACAACGCCGGCATCATGCGTCCCGAAAAACTCCTCACTCAACCAGAAGCCCTAACCGACGCCGAAGCCATCATCACCACCAACCTCCTCGGCCCCATCCGTCTCACCGCGGCTCTGCTCCCTCACCTTGAAAAGCAGCCCCACGCCACCATCCTCACCGTCTCCTCCGGCCTCGCCTTCATCCCCATGGCGATGACGCCCACCTACAACGCCACCAAGGCTGCCATCCACTCCTACACCCAGGCCCTGCGCTATCAGCTCCAGTCCACCAACATTCAAGTCATCGAGCTAGTCCCACCCTACGTCCAGACCGAACTCATGGGCAGCCAGCAAGCCTCCGACCCACGCGCCATGCCCCTCGCCGACTACCTCAACGAGACCATCGCCATCCTCAAATCCCAACCCGAAGTCACCGAGGTCCTCGTCGAACGCGTCAAACCTCTCCGCTTCTCCGAACTAAACGGCCCCGAAAAATACACCGCCTTCTTCAAACAGTTCAACGACGCCATGGCCGCCAACCCTCACTAG
- a CDS encoding inositol monophosphatase family protein, protein MEFRAGPAGHRILWWTTIALEKASVDGRVTVKKFEFAHIGEGIARQAGALLRGFYTKGVTTEYKGDVDLVTEADRASERLIVEKLKAAFPAHGVYGEEGTRSGLESEFRWYVDPLDGTTNFAHGFPAFCVVLGLERRVAGLAADADGEMVAGVIYDPLRDEMFSTERGKGAWLNGRAIHVSKTASLQESLTATGFPSKKRHESPNIHFYNEITLRSHGVRRAGSAALDMAYVAAGRLDGFWEFNLNPWDTSAGFLLVEEAGGTVTHFDGGKFTLDSRETLVTNGLIKKEMVHLFTEMFAGRELTAIPSAAEFAAKRLTAK, encoded by the coding sequence ATGGAGTTTCGAGCGGGGCCGGCGGGGCACAGGATACTCTGGTGGACAACGATAGCACTGGAGAAGGCTTCGGTCGATGGGAGGGTTACGGTGAAGAAGTTTGAGTTTGCGCATATTGGTGAGGGGATCGCGCGGCAGGCGGGGGCGTTGTTGCGTGGGTTTTATACGAAGGGGGTGACGACGGAGTACAAGGGCGATGTGGACCTGGTGACGGAGGCCGATCGGGCGAGTGAGCGGTTGATTGTGGAGAAGCTGAAGGCGGCGTTTCCTGCGCATGGGGTGTATGGCGAGGAGGGGACGCGGAGTGGGTTGGAGAGCGAGTTCCGGTGGTATGTGGATCCGCTGGATGGGACGACGAACTTTGCGCATGGGTTTCCGGCGTTCTGCGTGGTGCTGGGGCTGGAGAGGCGCGTCGCGGGGTTGGCCGCGGATGCCGATGGAGAGATGGTGGCTGGGGTGATCTACGATCCGCTACGGGATGAGATGTTTTCTACAGAGAGGGGCAAGGGCGCGTGGCTGAATGGGCGTGCGATCCATGTGTCGAAGACCGCTTCGCTGCAGGAGTCGCTGACGGCCACGGGGTTTCCGAGCAAGAAGCGGCATGAGAGCCCGAATATTCACTTTTATAACGAGATCACGCTGCGGTCGCATGGGGTGAGGCGGGCGGGGAGTGCGGCGCTGGATATGGCTTATGTGGCGGCGGGGCGGCTGGATGGGTTCTGGGAGTTCAATCTGAATCCGTGGGATACTTCGGCGGGTTTTTTGCTGGTGGAGGAGGCGGGGGGGACGGTGACTCACTTCGATGGGGGGAAGTTCACGCTGGATAGCCGTGAGACTCTGGTTACGAATGGGCTGATTAAGAAGGAGATGGTGCATCTGTTTACGGAGATGTTTGCGGGGCGGGAGTTGACGGCGATTCCTTCGGCGGCGGAGTTTGCGGCGAAGCGGTTGACGGCGAAGTAG
- a CDS encoding 4Fe-4S dicluster domain-containing protein: MAYVIAEPCIGTKDSACVDACPVDCIHPKKDENGYSDAVQLFIDPVECIDCGACVPVCPVSAIYAGDDLPEKWAEYQTKNAAHFGR; the protein is encoded by the coding sequence ATGGCTTATGTGATTGCGGAACCGTGCATCGGGACGAAGGATTCGGCTTGCGTGGATGCCTGCCCGGTGGATTGTATCCATCCGAAGAAGGATGAGAACGGGTACAGCGACGCGGTGCAGCTGTTTATCGATCCGGTGGAGTGCATTGACTGCGGCGCGTGCGTGCCGGTTTGCCCGGTGTCGGCGATCTATGCGGGCGATGATCTCCCGGAGAAGTGGGCGGAGTATCAGACGAAGAATGCGGCTCACTTCGGGCGATAA
- a CDS encoding winged helix-turn-helix transcriptional regulator has protein sequence MGKTIGLARGVDKKVAKKVVAKKAAAKGRPKYAVENDPKVEALVREIIARVADKWTMLVLEVLEEHGVVRFTRLGKLVGGVSQKMLTKTVRQMERDGLVTRTVHPVIPPRVEYELTALGSSLGEAFCGVWIWAVKHGKEIERARALFERDAAGRRDSV, from the coding sequence ATGGGAAAAACGATTGGTTTGGCTCGGGGTGTCGATAAGAAAGTGGCGAAGAAGGTGGTCGCGAAGAAAGCAGCCGCGAAGGGGAGGCCGAAGTATGCGGTGGAGAACGATCCGAAGGTGGAGGCGCTGGTGCGGGAGATTATCGCGCGGGTGGCAGATAAGTGGACCATGCTGGTGTTGGAGGTGCTGGAGGAGCATGGGGTTGTGCGGTTTACGCGGCTGGGGAAGCTGGTGGGGGGCGTGAGCCAGAAGATGCTGACCAAGACGGTGCGGCAGATGGAGCGGGACGGGCTGGTGACGCGGACGGTGCATCCGGTGATTCCGCCGCGGGTGGAGTATGAGTTGACGGCGCTTGGGTCGAGTCTGGGCGAGGCGTTTTGTGGGGTGTGGATCTGGGCGGTGAAGCATGGGAAGGAGATCGAGCGGGCGCGGGCCTTGTTTGAGAGGGATGCCGCCGGACGACGGGACTCTGTCTAG
- the recO gene encoding DNA repair protein RecO, with amino-acid sequence MIERQGEAIVLRVWPFQEADLLVSLFTREQGRVKGVARHAMRSRRRFGGALEPMTYVRATYAERPKQELVRLDAFEILSSPLSRPIDYARTAALQFVAEVVEEALPEQAPEDAVFRLVLAVLDQIQVGKVWMPVTYFSLWMSRLMGWMPELGHCVVCGLDLRGGTVWYSATSDGVTCEDDRRPGSVALLAGSVGEAVRIFRGTVGELAKEDWPKGRAADLRKFAVENLERHLERRLVSARALGRVLGD; translated from the coding sequence ATGATTGAGCGGCAGGGAGAGGCGATCGTGTTGCGGGTGTGGCCGTTTCAGGAGGCGGACCTGCTGGTGAGCCTGTTTACGCGGGAGCAGGGACGGGTGAAGGGGGTGGCTCGTCATGCGATGCGGTCGCGGCGTCGGTTTGGCGGGGCGCTGGAGCCGATGACGTATGTGCGGGCGACCTATGCGGAGAGGCCGAAGCAGGAGCTGGTGCGGCTGGATGCGTTTGAGATTTTGAGTTCGCCGCTGTCGCGGCCGATTGATTATGCGCGGACGGCGGCGCTGCAGTTTGTGGCGGAGGTGGTGGAGGAGGCGCTGCCGGAGCAGGCTCCGGAGGATGCGGTGTTTCGGCTGGTGCTGGCGGTGCTCGACCAGATACAGGTGGGGAAGGTGTGGATGCCGGTGACTTACTTTTCACTGTGGATGAGCAGGCTGATGGGATGGATGCCGGAGCTGGGACACTGTGTTGTTTGTGGGTTGGATCTGCGTGGGGGGACAGTTTGGTATTCGGCGACGAGCGATGGGGTGACCTGCGAGGATGACCGAAGGCCGGGGAGTGTGGCGCTGTTGGCGGGTTCGGTGGGGGAGGCGGTGAGGATCTTTCGCGGGACCGTGGGGGAGTTGGCGAAGGAGGATTGGCCTAAGGGGCGGGCGGCGGATCTGCGGAAGTTTGCGGTGGAGAACCTGGAGCGGCATCTGGAGCGGAGATTGGTGAGTGCTCGGGCGCTGGGGAGGGTCTTGGGCGATTGA
- a CDS encoding vWA domain-containing protein, with protein MRLPTKFWHTAAMARMSGFASGWGRVGGFAEGCVWERGWVCVWVFVWALCAEGWVGGLPARAQDADVPTLHVYANTIQIPVLVLGEDRKKIAPIAPNRFNVSFDGGPPFRASHVRLEGDDPISLAILLDMSGQEVELSSKLEDAIAELVPLSLRGQDHVSVYGLDCELTRYANDVPADAAHLRKLVHEELQSWVDRRRAKGDSRCEPEVKLWDALAFVTNQLSGLPGRRVILAVTDGKDRGSKYRWNEVRVFAQASAVAIFGMTYVPWLAVGAPGVSNVLDPFRSICELSGGLVFSANRSDVGARLKGFVALVRGRYIVEFPRPYNSTKGQHELVVTIDKSKAFIRSTGISVPLQDAKVLADPTTIHPDSTSAPEEGRHPILTPPQ; from the coding sequence ATGCGGCTGCCAACCAAGTTCTGGCATACTGCTGCGATGGCGAGGATGAGCGGGTTCGCGTCTGGTTGGGGTAGGGTGGGCGGGTTTGCAGAGGGCTGTGTCTGGGAGCGTGGCTGGGTTTGTGTCTGGGTTTTTGTCTGGGCCTTGTGTGCGGAGGGGTGGGTAGGTGGCCTGCCGGCGAGGGCGCAGGATGCGGATGTTCCGACGTTGCATGTTTATGCGAACACGATCCAGATTCCGGTGCTGGTGCTGGGGGAGGATCGGAAGAAGATTGCTCCGATCGCGCCGAACAGGTTCAATGTGAGCTTTGATGGAGGGCCGCCGTTTCGCGCCTCGCATGTTCGCCTGGAGGGCGATGATCCGATCTCGCTTGCGATCCTGCTGGACATGAGCGGGCAGGAGGTGGAGCTGTCGTCGAAGCTGGAGGACGCGATTGCGGAGCTTGTGCCGTTGTCTCTGCGCGGGCAGGATCATGTCTCGGTCTACGGGCTGGATTGCGAGCTTACTCGCTATGCGAATGACGTGCCGGCGGATGCGGCGCATTTGAGGAAGCTGGTCCATGAGGAATTGCAGTCTTGGGTTGACCGGAGGCGTGCGAAGGGCGATTCGAGGTGCGAACCGGAGGTGAAGCTTTGGGACGCGCTGGCTTTCGTTACCAATCAACTTTCCGGGCTCCCTGGCCGGCGGGTGATTCTTGCGGTGACTGATGGAAAGGATAGGGGCAGTAAGTACAGATGGAACGAGGTGAGGGTTTTTGCGCAGGCCAGCGCGGTTGCGATCTTTGGCATGACGTATGTGCCGTGGCTTGCGGTGGGCGCACCAGGGGTGAGCAACGTGCTGGATCCCTTTCGTTCGATCTGCGAGCTGAGCGGAGGGTTGGTGTTTTCGGCGAATCGAAGTGACGTGGGGGCAAGGCTGAAGGGGTTTGTGGCACTCGTTCGCGGGCGCTATATTGTGGAGTTTCCACGGCCGTACAACTCGACCAAAGGACAGCACGAGCTTGTGGTGACCATTGATAAGAGCAAGGCGTTTATTCGCTCGACGGGGATTTCGGTTCCGCTTCAGGATGCGAAGGTGCTGGCCGATCCGACCACAATACACCCGGATAGTACCTCGGCTCCGGAGGAGGGGAGGCATCCCATTTTGACGCCGCCGCAGTAG